One part of the Augochlora pura isolate Apur16 chromosome 3, APUR_v2.2.1, whole genome shotgun sequence genome encodes these proteins:
- the LOC144468158 gene encoding 6-phosphofructo-2-kinase/fructose-2,6-bisphosphatase isoform X3 translates to MCVIEPGKDKIAMRTPGKTKSPRKFAGVVVAMCGLPGRGKSQVAQCLSRRLNWNGDSTKVMRVSEYRRKRVEPYGEAVSHELFRPDHTANAALRALAQGDAMKDCGSWLAAGNSIAILDATLVTRAQRAEVFDYFSGQLGYRVLFIECVCDDPDVLQQNYKEILRHSTDYAGMDPAMAEEDLTMKVAHYVRSYEPMDEKNYPRIRINTATMDIETYKVSGHVETAILGYLGSVTLKPHTLYFSRHGESEYNVLGKVGGDAVLSARGERYAQALATKFNAMRIPDLRVLTSRLRRTIATARGVEAPQEHVAALNELHAGVCEGLSYEEMQEQHPQEFAWRDQDKLRYRYPWGESYVDAMQRVDPVIAELQRSDNILVVSHQAVLRCIIGFFMDKKPEELPYMDVPLHTIIRATSQGYNYKLEFYKLPIECVNTTRVKPKNCSADRTADDALLTVPAHFDIPDPWRNPGNGPTLVQQH, encoded by the exons ATGTGTGTGATCG AGCCCGGAAAGGACAAGATCGCCATGAGAACGCCGGGGAAAACGAAGTCGCCGCGGAAATTCGCGGGGGTGGTGGTCGCGATGTGCGGCCTGCCAGGTCGTGGAAAAAGCCAGGTGGCGCAATGTCTCTCGCGCAGGCTCAACTGGAACGGCGACTCCACTAAAG tGATGAGAGTGAGCGAGTACCGAAGGAAAAGGGTGGAGCCGTACGGCGAGGCAGTGTCTCACGAGCTGTTTCGGCCGGATCACACAGCGAACGCAGCTTTGAGGGCCCTGGCCCAGGGAGACGCGATGAAAGACTGCGGCTCATGGCTCGCGGCCGGGAATTCCATAGCT ATTCTGGACGCCACGCTGGTGACACGAGCGCAGCGCGCCGAGGTCTTCGACTATTTTTCCGGGCAGCTCGGGTATCGCGTGCTTTTCATCGAGTGCGTATGCGACGACCCGGACGTGCTCCAGCAAAATTACAAGGAGATCCTGCGGCACAGCACCGACTACGCCGGCATGGATCCTGCGATGGCCGAGGAGGATCTTACAATGAAAGTCGCGCACTATGTCCGCTCCTACGAGCCGATGGACGAGAAGAACTACCCCAGAATACGGATCAACACCGCTACCATGGACATCGAGACCTACAAGGTGTCCGGCCATGTGGAGACTGCTATTCTTGGATACTTGGGCAGTGTCACGCTCAAGCCTCACACTCTATACTTCTCTCGG CACGGAGAAAGCGAGTACAACGTCCTTGGCAAAGTCGGCGGCGACGCGGTGCTGAGCGCACGCGGCGAGAGATACGCCCAGGCGTTGGCTACCAAGTTCAACGCTATGCGGATCCCCGATCTAAGGGTCCTCACTAGCCGTCTTCGAAGGACCATCGCCACTGCTAGAGGCGTCGAGGCGCCGCAGGAGCACGTCGCCGCGCTCAACGAACTTCATGCCGGCGTGTGCGAGGGCCTCTCCTATGAAGAAATGCAGGAGCAGCATCCGCAG GAATTCGCCTGGCGCGACCAGGACAAGCTGCGCTACCGTTACCCATGGGGCGAGAGCTACGTGGACGCGATGCAACGCGTAGACCCGGTGATCGCGGAGCTGCAGAGATCGGACAACATCCTGGTGGTGTCCCACCAGGCTGTTCTGCGCTGCATCATCGGCTTCTTCATGGACAAGAAGCCCGAAGAGCTACCGTACATGGATGTCCCACTGCACACGATCATCCGAGCGACCAGCCAGGGCTACAACTACAAGCTGGAGTTCTACAAGCTGCCGATCGAGTGCGTGAACACGACCCGAGTGAAGCCGAAGAACTGCAGCGCGGATCGGACAGCGGACGACGCTCTGCTGACCGTGCCGGCCCACTTCGACATACCGGATCCGTGGAGGAACCCAGGCAACGGACCGACCCTGGTGCAGCAGCACTGA
- the LOC144468158 gene encoding 6-phosphofructo-2-kinase/fructose-2,6-bisphosphatase isoform X2 translates to MALEYFLSRKPLPIIWVFPLEPGKDKIAMRTPGKTKSPRKFAGVVVAMCGLPGRGKSQVAQCLSRRLNWNGDSTKVMRVSEYRRKRVEPYGEAVSHELFRPDHTANAALRALAQGDAMKDCGSWLAAGNSIAILDATLVTRAQRAEVFDYFSGQLGYRVLFIECVCDDPDVLQQNYKEILRHSTDYAGMDPAMAEEDLTMKVAHYVRSYEPMDEKNYPRIRINTATMDIETYKVSGHVETAILGYLGSVTLKPHTLYFSRHGESEYNVLGKVGGDAVLSARGERYAQALATKFNAMRIPDLRVLTSRLRRTIATARGVEAPQEHVAALNELHAGVCEGLSYEEMQEQHPQEFAWRDQDKLRYRYPWGESYVDAMQRVDPVIAELQRSDNILVVSHQAVLRCIIGFFMDKKPEELPYMDVPLHTIIRATSQGYNYKLEFYKLPIECVNTTRVKPKNCSADRTADDALLTVPAHFDIPDPWRNPGNGPTLVQQH, encoded by the exons ATGgcgttagaatattttctgagCAGAAAACCTCTGCCTATTATCTGGGTTTTTCCACTAG AGCCCGGAAAGGACAAGATCGCCATGAGAACGCCGGGGAAAACGAAGTCGCCGCGGAAATTCGCGGGGGTGGTGGTCGCGATGTGCGGCCTGCCAGGTCGTGGAAAAAGCCAGGTGGCGCAATGTCTCTCGCGCAGGCTCAACTGGAACGGCGACTCCACTAAAG tGATGAGAGTGAGCGAGTACCGAAGGAAAAGGGTGGAGCCGTACGGCGAGGCAGTGTCTCACGAGCTGTTTCGGCCGGATCACACAGCGAACGCAGCTTTGAGGGCCCTGGCCCAGGGAGACGCGATGAAAGACTGCGGCTCATGGCTCGCGGCCGGGAATTCCATAGCT ATTCTGGACGCCACGCTGGTGACACGAGCGCAGCGCGCCGAGGTCTTCGACTATTTTTCCGGGCAGCTCGGGTATCGCGTGCTTTTCATCGAGTGCGTATGCGACGACCCGGACGTGCTCCAGCAAAATTACAAGGAGATCCTGCGGCACAGCACCGACTACGCCGGCATGGATCCTGCGATGGCCGAGGAGGATCTTACAATGAAAGTCGCGCACTATGTCCGCTCCTACGAGCCGATGGACGAGAAGAACTACCCCAGAATACGGATCAACACCGCTACCATGGACATCGAGACCTACAAGGTGTCCGGCCATGTGGAGACTGCTATTCTTGGATACTTGGGCAGTGTCACGCTCAAGCCTCACACTCTATACTTCTCTCGG CACGGAGAAAGCGAGTACAACGTCCTTGGCAAAGTCGGCGGCGACGCGGTGCTGAGCGCACGCGGCGAGAGATACGCCCAGGCGTTGGCTACCAAGTTCAACGCTATGCGGATCCCCGATCTAAGGGTCCTCACTAGCCGTCTTCGAAGGACCATCGCCACTGCTAGAGGCGTCGAGGCGCCGCAGGAGCACGTCGCCGCGCTCAACGAACTTCATGCCGGCGTGTGCGAGGGCCTCTCCTATGAAGAAATGCAGGAGCAGCATCCGCAG GAATTCGCCTGGCGCGACCAGGACAAGCTGCGCTACCGTTACCCATGGGGCGAGAGCTACGTGGACGCGATGCAACGCGTAGACCCGGTGATCGCGGAGCTGCAGAGATCGGACAACATCCTGGTGGTGTCCCACCAGGCTGTTCTGCGCTGCATCATCGGCTTCTTCATGGACAAGAAGCCCGAAGAGCTACCGTACATGGATGTCCCACTGCACACGATCATCCGAGCGACCAGCCAGGGCTACAACTACAAGCTGGAGTTCTACAAGCTGCCGATCGAGTGCGTGAACACGACCCGAGTGAAGCCGAAGAACTGCAGCGCGGATCGGACAGCGGACGACGCTCTGCTGACCGTGCCGGCCCACTTCGACATACCGGATCCGTGGAGGAACCCAGGCAACGGACCGACCCTGGTGCAGCAGCACTGA
- the LOC144468159 gene encoding uncharacterized protein LOC144468159: protein MKRYSSAPCLADGSGETKKLKTAEEPNAREYLQLALARVLELQREIKEGTYTTENTSDLGESSSEEDLTSEVLRKVFQNLPGTPNTMDRLLDRSSKPRNAQLDAIHGKKIQLLGYDTCRRAAVEYMKNAVRETRKESSKTSLPSNHPGFRLATYSRNEPRIAQCRTGLLRSSHKREAGCSYDQEIRDRMLKSLDLHLATKQRDYTAKLMRSGF from the exons ATGAAGAGATACTCGTCG GCACCCTGTCTGGCTGACGGAAGCGGCGAGACGAAAAAGTTGAAGACCGCCGAG GAGCCGAACGCGAGGGAGTATCTGCAATTGGCGTTGGCCAGGGTGCTCGAGCTGCAACGGGAGATCAAAGAAGGAACGTACACAACGGAGAACACCAGCGACCTCG GTGAATCGAGCAGCGAAGAGGACCTGACGTCAGAGGTCCTGAGGAAGGTCTTCCAGAACCTGCCGGGCACCCCTAACACCATGGACCGTCTGCTGGACAGGTCCTCGAAGCCAAGGAACGCGCAGCTCGACGCGATTCATGGGAAAAAGATCCAGCTGCTTGGTTACGACACCTGTCGCCGAGCAGCCGTCGAGTACATGAAGAACGCGGTGCGCGAGACGAGAAAAGAGTCCTCGAAGACTAGTCTTCCATCCAATCATCCCGGCTTCCGGCTTGCTACTTATTCGAGAAACGAGCCGCGAATTGCACAATGCAGAACCGGTCTGCTGAGAAGCTCGCACAAAAGGGAGGCTGGCTGTTCATATGACCAGGAGATCAGGGACAGGATGCTGAAGAGCTTGGACCTTCACTTGGCAACGAAACAGAGGGATTACACTGCGAAGTTGATGAGGTCTGGATTCTAA